Proteins from a single region of Streptomyces spinoverrucosus:
- the dut gene encoding dUTP diphosphatase, whose protein sequence is MSRDPVNVLIRRVDPDVPLPAYAHPGDAGADLRTTEACELAPGERAVLPTGVSVALPEGYAAFVHPRSGLAARCGVALVNAPGTVDAGYRGEIKVIVVNLDPRETVRFERFDRIAQLVVQQVERVRFQVVAELPGSARAAGGFGSTGGHAAVGDGGGTSGHAAVGGKAGGNRYASVVSDREGQ, encoded by the coding sequence GTGAGCCGCGACCCCGTGAACGTGCTGATCCGGCGCGTCGACCCGGACGTACCGCTTCCCGCGTATGCACACCCCGGTGACGCGGGAGCCGATCTGCGCACCACCGAGGCCTGCGAACTGGCGCCGGGTGAACGAGCCGTGCTGCCCACGGGAGTGTCTGTGGCGCTGCCCGAGGGGTACGCGGCCTTCGTGCACCCGCGTTCCGGTCTCGCCGCCCGCTGCGGTGTCGCCCTCGTGAATGCCCCGGGGACGGTTGATGCCGGGTACCGTGGGGAGATCAAGGTGATCGTGGTGAATCTCGACCCGCGCGAGACCGTGCGGTTCGAGCGCTTCGACCGGATTGCCCAACTGGTCGTCCAGCAGGTCGAGAGGGTCCGCTTCCAGGTGGTGGCGGAGCTTCCCGGCTCGGCGCGGGCCGCGGGGGGCTTCGGGTCCACCGGCGGTCATGCCGCGGTGGGCGACGGGGGCGGCACAAGCGGTCATGCCGCCGTCGGCGGCAAGGCGGGTGGGAATCGATACGCTTCGGTCGTATCCGACCGGGAAGGACAGTGA
- a CDS encoding PaaI family thioesterase: MSGTSPTLTPPADAKKPVRHADAPAPGELLGAHYGQCFGCGGEQPHGLHLAARAGEGVSITAEFTVRPEHQGAPGLAHGGVLATALDETLGSLNWLLRTIAVTGRLETDFVRPVPVGTTLHLAAEVTAVAGRKIYSTATGRVGAPDGPVAVRADALFIEVKVEHFVDHGREEEIQAAMNDPDQIRRARAFEVNP, encoded by the coding sequence GTGAGTGGTACATCCCCGACTTTGACGCCGCCCGCCGACGCGAAGAAGCCGGTGCGGCACGCCGACGCTCCCGCGCCCGGTGAGCTCCTCGGCGCGCACTACGGCCAGTGCTTCGGCTGCGGCGGTGAACAGCCGCACGGGCTGCACCTGGCGGCGCGGGCCGGCGAAGGGGTGTCGATCACCGCTGAGTTCACCGTACGGCCCGAACACCAGGGCGCTCCCGGCCTCGCGCACGGCGGAGTGCTCGCCACCGCCCTCGACGAGACACTCGGCTCGCTGAACTGGCTGCTGCGCACCATCGCCGTGACCGGCCGGCTGGAGACCGACTTCGTCCGTCCCGTGCCGGTGGGCACCACACTGCACCTCGCGGCCGAGGTGACCGCGGTGGCCGGACGGAAGATCTACTCGACGGCCACCGGACGCGTCGGCGCCCCCGACGGCCCCGTCGCCGTCCGTGCCGACGCCCTCTTCATCGAGGTCAAGGTCGAACACTTCGTCGACCATGGCCGCGAGGAGGAGATCCAGGCCGCCATGAACGACCCCGACCAGATTCGGCGCGCCCGCGCCTTCGAGGTGAACCCGTGA
- a CDS encoding DUF3093 domain-containing protein, translating into MQLSAAPYEERLTAPRSWWLISFLAGVSLALILLPFGTLPMLGGLVGGTAAAAVAASSYGSVRIRVVGGSLIAGEAKVPVTALGEVEILSPEEARAWRTHKADTRAFMLLRAYIPTALRVAITDPADPTPYLYLSTREPERLAEAIRTAREAAAA; encoded by the coding sequence ATGCAGCTCTCCGCCGCCCCTTACGAAGAACGCCTCACCGCGCCCCGCTCCTGGTGGCTGATCAGCTTCCTGGCCGGGGTCTCGCTCGCCCTGATCCTGCTGCCGTTCGGCACGCTGCCGATGCTGGGCGGCCTGGTCGGCGGCACGGCCGCCGCGGCGGTGGCGGCGAGTTCCTACGGCTCGGTCCGCATCCGCGTGGTGGGCGGTTCCCTGATCGCCGGCGAGGCGAAGGTCCCGGTCACGGCGCTGGGCGAGGTCGAGATCCTGAGCCCCGAGGAGGCCCGGGCCTGGCGCACCCACAAGGCCGACACCCGCGCCTTCATGCTGCTGCGCGCCTACATCCCCACGGCCCTGCGCGTCGCGATCACCGATCCCGCGGACCCGACGCCGTACCTGTACCTGTCGACGCGTGAGCCGGAGCGGCTGGCGGAGGCGATCAGGACGGCGAGGGAAGCGGCTGCCGCGTA